Proteins encoded in a region of the Haloarcula sp. CBA1129 genome:
- a CDS encoding SOSS complex subunit B family protein has product MYASNSSSKNASASNQQVPLSTHVEGGPEQLLEAVAETENGDELDFRMNKGSDSRGNYYARQDDYHSYDWTRSTEVGPNRRFGETLEQQEERHGREAEQARHSEVARAHVDGADREASARQLTDAETERADGFRSPADPRQWMDRDTLARINQQAATLADKTSLSRAAASRRLAALVSGQMGDCDTLYDASFTVFRDARDELQEPTPLADLSPYGYECTVEGEVTHIIDEPDARNQYQVLYIEDDEGTSAKVTVWGKSMHGGEMVRTLHEGDRVRISGGKPDEYDGIKTVAVTSDTLMCIIERGDGPAPTGHGSSMFGSSGESQTVASWEAESDTHAWANERDGDHAVAVTLGKARCPESGCSDLFDTEHGAATHRGIVHGDD; this is encoded by the coding sequence ATGTACGCTAGCAATTCCAGCAGTAAGAATGCATCGGCCAGCAACCAGCAGGTTCCCCTCTCGACCCACGTCGAGGGCGGTCCCGAGCAACTTCTAGAAGCCGTCGCAGAGACCGAGAACGGCGACGAACTCGACTTCAGGATGAACAAGGGGAGCGATAGCCGTGGCAACTACTACGCCCGCCAAGACGACTATCACAGCTACGACTGGACCCGTTCGACCGAGGTCGGCCCGAACCGGCGGTTTGGTGAAACGTTGGAACAGCAGGAGGAACGCCACGGGCGCGAAGCCGAGCAAGCCCGACACTCCGAGGTCGCACGCGCCCACGTCGACGGTGCCGACCGTGAAGCCTCGGCTCGCCAGCTCACCGACGCCGAAACCGAACGCGCCGACGGGTTCCGGTCCCCGGCTGACCCCCGGCAGTGGATGGACCGCGACACGCTGGCGCGCATCAACCAGCAAGCCGCGACGCTTGCAGACAAGACCAGTCTGTCCCGAGCGGCCGCAAGCCGGCGACTCGCCGCCCTTGTCTCCGGGCAGATGGGCGACTGTGATACCCTGTATGACGCTTCCTTTACCGTGTTCAGGGACGCCCGCGACGAACTACAGGAACCGACGCCTCTCGCGGATCTGTCGCCCTACGGCTACGAGTGTACCGTCGAAGGCGAAGTTACGCACATCATCGACGAGCCAGACGCCCGCAATCAGTACCAAGTCCTCTACATCGAAGACGACGAGGGCACGAGCGCGAAGGTCACGGTCTGGGGCAAGTCGATGCACGGCGGCGAGATGGTCCGCACGCTCCACGAAGGCGACCGGGTGCGAATCTCCGGGGGCAAGCCAGACGAGTACGACGGCATCAAGACCGTGGCGGTCACGAGCGACACGCTGATGTGCATCATCGAGCGTGGCGACGGTCCCGCGCCGACCGGACACGGAAGCAGTATGTTCGGTTCGTCCGGTGAGAGTCAGACGGTGGCCTCGTGGGAGGCTGAATCTGACACCCATGCATGGGCCAACGAGCGGGACGGTGACCACGCGGTCGCCGTGACGCTGGGCAAGGCCCGCTGTCCTGAGTCCGGGTGTTCGGACCTGTTCGATACCGAGCATGGAGCCGCCACCCATCGCGGGATAGTCCACGGCGACGACTGA
- a CDS encoding IS5 family transposase, translating to MSKISRFTSRVVQLAKNAVGERGEVAAPEGGGGFAEYAVVSLHCLRVYLEKSYREALDLLSEMPQILGEIGLNAADLPDHSTLVKWFDRIKTALWRVLLRLSAQEHKPSGHAAIDATFFDRENASKHYCRRTNYRVQTLKATALIDTESQAILDVHCTTKKRHDTQLGWQVARRNAGDLASLAADKGYDWMYLREKLREKDVRPLIKHREFRPIDHAHNARIDGPRYRQRAMCETVFSTIKRTLGDAVRARTWYGEFRELVLMCAVHNIKQAMKQ from the coding sequence ATGTCGAAGATCTCCCGCTTCACGAGCAGAGTGGTTCAGTTAGCTAAAAATGCTGTTGGTGAGCGAGGCGAAGTCGCCGCCCCCGAAGGGGGTGGCGGCTTCGCCGAGTATGCGGTGGTGTCGCTGCACTGTCTGCGGGTTTACCTGGAAAAATCCTACCGAGAAGCACTTGATTTGCTGAGTGAGATGCCACAAATACTCGGGGAGATCGGCCTCAACGCGGCCGATCTCCCCGATCACTCCACGTTAGTCAAGTGGTTTGACAGAATTAAGACAGCGCTTTGGCGAGTGCTGCTGCGCCTGTCGGCGCAGGAGCACAAGCCATCCGGTCACGCTGCCATTGACGCAACGTTCTTTGACCGCGAAAACGCTAGCAAGCACTACTGCCGTCGGACGAATTACCGGGTTCAGACGCTCAAAGCGACAGCTCTCATCGACACAGAAAGCCAAGCCATTCTGGACGTTCACTGTACGACCAAGAAACGCCACGATACACAGCTCGGCTGGCAGGTCGCCCGTCGCAACGCGGGCGACCTCGCCAGCCTCGCTGCGGACAAAGGCTACGATTGGATGTATTTACGCGAGAAACTCCGCGAAAAGGACGTGAGACCGCTGATCAAACATCGTGAGTTCCGGCCCATCGATCACGCGCATAACGCGCGGATCGATGGGCCTCGATACCGCCAACGAGCGATGTGTGAAACCGTCTTCTCGACGATCAAGCGCACGCTCGGCGACGCCGTGCGTGCGCGAACTTGGTACGGTGAATTTCGTGAACTCGTCCTGATGTGTGCAGTTCATAACATCAAGCAGGCAATGAAACAGTGA
- a CDS encoding type IV secretory system conjugative DNA transfer family protein, producing the protein MSSSSSAPPGQRSGEVPNSLKYDNVVGFVWAGFMLLFPPMIVDSDKVLPKRFWAWRYIYLGFGVISAAFFHDVLLGTPSVALLFPFAHVLAAISVGTLFADFTMPGLSLPMLSYSTTAILYAISIGIVFSGELLRRTSPEMLAMNQWDHDDGESVVPLEEVGHEHDDAELPFTLDQDVSTAVVGETGSGKTSMMKLLAYQFPYYSDTAVIAHDTGEDFQAFYEELGFEVQRIRHEDSDVVWNLFKDADSESDFREVAGAIFGEADGHDPFHRPAKQTFAEMLMYLHLSAQKNNRRHALCHADIVSLLNEGHIALKKALDEFDRLDSGHIDPDKGKGAQNVYQTIKENVDPVFTGDFGNYGEFSLQEYIESPEGRVLIIDSNPTELETLGPMYQLLVDWSIRYAMNAENPTVHILDEIDALPALTQVTNLTARGRKHKARALVGVQTIGQLKDTYSTISGIVGNCPQGVYFGPGDTESTDFILDELGESRQYDRSEMVSMSHQGRGENPRTQARDTYKEKDKTPVTSGLLRDFQPGECVAVSRTTWVHGQSYELADVRDSLPAQGAESPGSSEPEPTEDDTDIESDSWFSFTRARLHEVLYESAGETDDESRDSGPDRGPEVEPTVDATDGLDDDDSSDLLDQTTANTAVTSPDTDHPDLSDSEDEFDGGSHDQQSDDNTGGLFSEPDPDPSLGGTESAEQEGGESLTESDAEGDSTETEERDETESREEGRDVSEFM; encoded by the coding sequence GTGAGTTCTAGTTCTTCTGCACCACCAGGACAACGCTCCGGCGAAGTCCCGAATAGCCTCAAGTACGACAACGTCGTCGGGTTCGTCTGGGCTGGGTTCATGCTGCTGTTCCCACCGATGATCGTCGACAGCGACAAGGTCCTGCCAAAGCGGTTCTGGGCGTGGCGCTACATCTACCTCGGCTTTGGAGTTATCAGCGCGGCGTTCTTCCACGACGTGCTCCTCGGGACGCCGAGTGTGGCACTGCTATTCCCGTTTGCTCACGTCTTGGCTGCTATTTCAGTCGGGACACTGTTCGCTGACTTCACGATGCCCGGGTTGTCGCTACCGATGCTCTCGTACTCGACCACTGCAATCCTGTATGCGATCTCCATCGGTATCGTGTTCTCCGGGGAACTGCTCCGCCGGACCTCGCCCGAAATGCTCGCGATGAACCAGTGGGACCACGACGACGGCGAGTCCGTCGTTCCGCTAGAAGAGGTCGGCCACGAACACGACGACGCAGAGCTCCCGTTCACGCTCGATCAAGATGTCTCCACCGCCGTCGTGGGCGAGACTGGAAGCGGGAAGACGTCGATGATGAAACTACTGGCCTACCAATTCCCCTATTACAGCGATACCGCGGTCATCGCTCACGACACTGGCGAAGACTTCCAAGCGTTCTACGAGGAACTGGGCTTTGAGGTTCAGCGTATCCGCCACGAAGATAGCGACGTAGTCTGGAACCTCTTCAAAGACGCTGACTCAGAGTCGGACTTCCGCGAGGTCGCCGGCGCGATCTTCGGCGAAGCCGACGGTCATGACCCATTCCATCGGCCCGCCAAACAGACCTTCGCGGAGATGCTGATGTACCTCCACCTGAGCGCACAAAAGAACAATCGCCGTCATGCGCTCTGTCACGCCGATATCGTCTCGCTGCTCAACGAGGGCCATATCGCGCTCAAGAAGGCACTGGACGAGTTCGACCGACTGGACTCGGGCCACATTGACCCTGACAAGGGGAAAGGCGCACAGAACGTCTACCAGACGATCAAGGAGAACGTCGATCCCGTCTTCACCGGCGACTTCGGGAACTACGGGGAGTTCTCCCTGCAAGAGTACATCGAGAGCCCGGAAGGCCGGGTCCTCATCATCGACTCGAACCCAACGGAGCTGGAAACGCTCGGGCCGATGTACCAGTTGCTCGTAGACTGGTCGATCCGGTATGCGATGAACGCCGAGAACCCAACGGTCCACATCCTCGACGAGATCGACGCGCTGCCGGCACTGACCCAAGTTACGAACCTCACGGCACGAGGCCGGAAACACAAAGCACGGGCACTGGTCGGCGTCCAGACAATAGGCCAACTCAAAGACACGTACAGTACGATCTCTGGGATTGTCGGCAACTGCCCGCAAGGCGTGTACTTCGGGCCGGGTGACACTGAGTCGACGGACTTCATCCTCGACGAACTCGGCGAGAGTCGGCAGTACGACCGCTCTGAGATGGTGTCGATGAGCCACCAGGGACGCGGCGAGAACCCACGAACACAGGCTCGGGACACGTACAAGGAAAAGGACAAAACACCGGTCACGTCTGGGCTGCTTCGAGACTTCCAGCCCGGTGAGTGCGTTGCAGTCTCGCGAACGACGTGGGTTCACGGGCAGTCATACGAACTGGCCGACGTCCGCGACAGCCTTCCGGCACAGGGTGCGGAGTCGCCGGGCAGTTCGGAGCCAGAGCCCACAGAAGATGACACCGACATCGAGAGTGACAGTTGGTTCTCGTTCACTCGTGCTCGACTCCATGAAGTGCTTTATGAGTCGGCTGGTGAGACCGACGACGAGTCCAGAGATAGTGGCCCGGATCGTGGCCCCGAAGTTGAGCCAACCGTCGACGCGACGGATGGGTTGGACGACGACGATTCCAGTGATCTACTCGACCAGACAACAGCAAACACTGCCGTTACGTCACCGGACACGGACCACCCGGACCTATCAGATAGTGAAGATGAGTTCGACGGTGGCAGTCACGATCAGCAGTCCGACGACAACACTGGGGGACTCTTCTCTGAGCCGGACCCAGATCCCAGCTTAGGTGGGACGGAGTCTGCCGAGCAGGAAGGCGGAGAATCACTCACTGAATCAGATGCAGAGGGAGACTCAACCGAGACTGAAGAGCGGGACGAAACTGAGTCAAGAGAAGAGGGACGCGACGTATCTGAGTTTATGTAA
- a CDS encoding relaxase/mobilization nuclease domain-containing protein: protein MMLKTDYQESGAGNLVDYIRRDREQDAGATVDLRNPAGRELSNPEVDQFVDKSREFGFQRHMIVSPDPTGQYSPEEVNANTREFMRSEFAQQPTTDYVYGVHRDTEFPHAHIAATGERAELEMDRENIRELREQAATVYEEPSRTRDPTTAARDAPENPGRVVDQEAREQYHEAELSLNPDAEKALKRASEKSQQKEVGQPTAEKERAESKPESLSEGAAERAEEQAATEREPEVDLEREQEPEREVGWWQ, encoded by the coding sequence ATGATGCTGAAAACAGATTATCAGGAGAGTGGTGCAGGGAACCTCGTCGATTATATTCGCCGTGATCGCGAACAGGACGCCGGCGCGACAGTTGACCTCCGAAACCCAGCAGGACGAGAACTGTCCAACCCAGAAGTAGACCAATTCGTCGACAAGAGCCGAGAGTTCGGATTCCAGCGACACATGATCGTCTCGCCAGATCCCACGGGACAATACTCACCAGAAGAGGTGAATGCCAACACTCGGGAATTCATGCGCAGTGAGTTTGCCCAGCAGCCGACGACTGACTACGTGTATGGAGTTCACCGGGACACAGAGTTCCCACACGCACACATCGCGGCGACTGGCGAGCGCGCAGAGTTGGAGATGGATCGGGAAAATATCCGAGAGTTGCGCGAACAAGCAGCGACCGTGTATGAAGAGCCCTCCCGGACGAGGGACCCAACGACTGCTGCTCGCGATGCTCCAGAGAATCCCGGTCGGGTCGTCGATCAAGAAGCACGGGAGCAGTACCACGAGGCAGAGTTGTCGCTGAACCCCGACGCGGAAAAAGCGCTCAAGCGGGCGAGTGAGAAGAGCCAGCAGAAAGAGGTCGGACAGCCCACGGCTGAGAAAGAGCGCGCTGAGAGCAAACCAGAGTCACTCTCAGAGGGCGCTGCGGAGAGGGCTGAAGAACAGGCCGCAACTGAGCGCGAACCCGAAGTTGACCTTGAACGCGAGCAGGAACCCGAACGCGAAGTTGGGTGGTGGCAGTGA
- a CDS encoding VirB4 family type IV secretion system protein gives MADEQEEYNTNIIHESLGDTTNFWGDYTLGELILFLIPPFGFLVGMGMPFVPAALFFPTLALTAVVEVFLYILHKVRPDHYRLTEWLRVKLFWLVKKRQYTHGQGNQDARQVTRLERIMPHGIERVDGAYVGAVEVEPANMSLQDDEKWNKAVKSLTRLSESLTGRAKLHVTTAEVDNESHIQTHIDRLEDPDAKSHPIFRGVLLEWVNRYTDDSGNVETETELQRKYYIVVWVTDGDIHDLQMADDSIADYLAGIPVLGRLFGRFDSDTLTDAEREEFKAKKLHDRLETVDRAVNNMFRCRSRSVSPHELANLTEDYWACETRSEREYEEAASVSPVTYSARELIKHGEGAAAHDVAEGMETDDVGGTDYEVDETDFVSQLHRPGENHRSLVAPTDIEWDADHALLDQETYTRCFWIETYPEHPTSGMLEQLLLDTDLAVDVSIHIDPYDSDAAVSVIKEWISSLKMLQNDKGELEAEDIEQEVNQAKYIRQMVRRNHTSLFRVGAFIRLTAETEEDLRKQTNRLETLLRDSPSNCGVKRTTRRQEAGLVTVSPIGANELGQNRLSSMTGEALGSLFPFSSNYLRMEDGIEYGLHGHNDSSLLIDPWALETGHSELVTGMPGGGKTHGTQARAMRMLKKRSDVKQIYIDPVGDMHGSAQMLDAKTITISGETPLNPCEMHPTPPHVLEQSPDMQPVSAKKDEVYGVIENFLQSRDVDLEMHSGLITFLIDKIFTESDIDPDDPSTHTPANSPDLSDFLDVVDRLQEDPGMFPGATTESSQQKIQQYANELSIALHPFRPGSTFGNLSKESDLRLIDDSSKAVYLDLQQVEGSGSGLGKQSFIMQLLLSTLYQQAKNMTQKVEIIIDEAHYLFNDAANLESLNQIARHQRHAGLRLVMLSQTLSEFEDKGAAEEIAGMCPIKVHHREPELGDETATSAGLTDEQQSYIQHAEAGKESLGDGQGYSQALVRVDEHGDYPLTIKTSWEEKQIIDLDADAEDAFDDVVAEVDPHIAEFEEFVHSEAVEQELTNHGLSPEKAERVLDGLDEDELVDAVSVALDRAQPDAVVADGGTEAETDSEFDNTE, from the coding sequence ATGGCTGACGAACAAGAAGAGTACAACACGAACATCATCCACGAGTCCCTCGGAGACACGACCAACTTCTGGGGAGACTACACGCTCGGGGAACTCATCTTGTTCCTCATCCCGCCGTTTGGCTTCCTCGTTGGGATGGGGATGCCGTTCGTCCCAGCGGCGCTGTTCTTCCCCACGTTGGCCCTCACAGCGGTCGTCGAAGTCTTCCTCTACATCCTCCACAAAGTCCGCCCGGACCACTACCGGCTGACTGAGTGGCTACGGGTCAAACTGTTCTGGCTCGTCAAAAAGCGCCAGTACACCCACGGCCAGGGCAATCAGGATGCTCGGCAGGTCACACGGTTGGAGCGGATTATGCCCCACGGCATCGAGCGCGTCGACGGAGCATATGTCGGCGCGGTCGAGGTCGAACCTGCCAATATGTCGCTGCAAGACGACGAGAAGTGGAACAAGGCAGTCAAGTCACTCACACGCCTGTCTGAGTCGCTGACTGGTCGAGCAAAGCTCCACGTCACGACAGCGGAAGTCGACAACGAATCCCACATCCAGACACATATCGATCGGCTCGAAGATCCCGACGCGAAGAGCCACCCGATCTTCCGGGGAGTCCTGTTGGAGTGGGTCAACCGCTACACCGATGACAGCGGCAACGTTGAGACCGAAACCGAACTCCAGCGCAAGTACTACATCGTCGTCTGGGTCACTGACGGTGATATTCACGACCTCCAGATGGCCGATGACTCCATCGCTGACTATCTAGCCGGGATACCCGTCCTTGGGCGACTGTTCGGTCGATTCGACAGTGATACGCTGACTGATGCCGAGCGAGAGGAGTTCAAGGCCAAGAAACTCCACGACCGGCTTGAGACTGTCGACAGGGCAGTCAACAATATGTTCCGGTGTCGCAGCCGGTCGGTCAGCCCCCACGAACTGGCAAACCTGACCGAAGACTACTGGGCCTGTGAAACGCGGTCCGAGCGAGAGTACGAAGAGGCGGCCTCCGTCTCTCCGGTAACATACTCCGCTCGGGAACTGATCAAGCACGGCGAGGGTGCGGCAGCCCACGACGTCGCAGAGGGCATGGAGACCGACGACGTCGGTGGGACCGACTACGAGGTCGACGAGACGGACTTCGTCTCCCAGCTGCACAGACCGGGAGAGAATCATCGGTCGCTGGTCGCGCCGACGGATATCGAGTGGGACGCCGACCACGCCCTCCTCGACCAAGAGACGTACACACGCTGTTTCTGGATCGAGACGTATCCAGAGCATCCGACCAGCGGGATGTTAGAGCAACTGCTGCTGGATACGGACCTTGCCGTCGACGTCTCAATCCACATCGACCCCTACGACTCTGACGCGGCCGTGTCAGTCATAAAAGAGTGGATTTCGTCGCTGAAGATGCTGCAAAACGACAAAGGGGAGCTGGAAGCGGAAGATATCGAACAGGAGGTCAACCAGGCGAAGTACATCCGACAGATGGTCCGCCGGAACCACACGTCGCTGTTCCGTGTCGGCGCGTTCATCCGTCTGACCGCGGAGACCGAGGAAGACCTCCGGAAGCAAACGAACCGGCTTGAAACGCTGCTGCGGGACTCGCCGTCGAACTGCGGCGTCAAGCGAACGACCCGCCGGCAGGAAGCGGGACTGGTGACTGTCTCGCCCATCGGGGCCAATGAACTCGGCCAGAATCGGCTCTCCTCGATGACCGGGGAAGCGCTGGGTTCGCTGTTCCCGTTCTCGTCGAACTACCTCCGCATGGAGGACGGGATCGAATACGGGCTACACGGCCACAACGATTCATCGCTGTTGATCGACCCATGGGCGCTCGAAACCGGCCACTCAGAGCTGGTGACCGGGATGCCCGGCGGCGGCAAAACACACGGCACGCAGGCTCGGGCGATGCGGATGCTAAAAAAGCGGTCGGATGTCAAGCAGATCTACATCGACCCGGTTGGGGATATGCACGGCAGTGCGCAGATGCTGGATGCAAAGACGATCACAATCAGCGGCGAGACACCGCTGAATCCGTGTGAGATGCATCCGACGCCGCCCCATGTTCTCGAACAGTCCCCGGATATGCAGCCCGTCTCAGCGAAGAAAGACGAAGTGTACGGTGTCATCGAGAACTTCCTGCAATCGCGGGATGTCGATCTGGAGATGCACAGCGGGCTGATCACATTCCTGATCGACAAGATATTCACTGAATCCGATATCGACCCGGACGACCCCTCAACGCATACGCCGGCGAACTCGCCCGACCTGAGTGACTTCCTCGATGTGGTTGACCGCCTCCAAGAAGACCCGGGAATGTTCCCCGGCGCGACAACCGAATCTTCCCAGCAGAAAATCCAGCAGTACGCGAACGAACTCTCAATTGCGCTGCATCCATTCCGCCCGGGGAGTACGTTCGGGAATCTCTCGAAAGAGTCGGACCTGCGGTTGATCGATGACAGCAGCAAGGCTGTGTATCTGGATCTCCAGCAGGTCGAAGGCTCGGGCAGTGGCCTCGGCAAGCAGTCGTTCATCATGCAGTTGCTGCTGTCGACGCTGTACCAGCAGGCCAAGAACATGACCCAGAAGGTCGAGATCATCATTGACGAAGCGCACTACCTGTTCAATGACGCTGCGAACTTGGAGTCGCTGAACCAGATCGCCCGCCACCAGCGTCACGCTGGGCTGCGACTGGTGATGCTGTCCCAGACACTCTCGGAGTTCGAGGATAAGGGAGCCGCTGAGGAAATCGCGGGGATGTGCCCGATCAAGGTGCATCATCGTGAGCCAGAACTGGGTGATGAGACTGCGACAAGTGCTGGACTGACAGACGAACAGCAGTCCTACATCCAGCACGCCGAGGCCGGCAAGGAGTCGCTGGGTGACGGTCAGGGGTACTCGCAAGCGCTGGTCCGCGTCGACGAGCATGGCGACTACCCGCTGACGATCAAGACGTCGTGGGAGGAAAAGCAGATTATCGACCTCGACGCCGACGCGGAGGACGCGTTTGACGATGTTGTCGCCGAGGTTGACCCCCACATTGCTGAGTTCGAAGAGTTCGTCCACTCGGAAGCAGTCGAGCAAGAGCTAACGAATCACGGGTTGTCCCCGGAGAAGGCTGAGCGCGTTCTGGACGGACTGGACGAAGATGAGTTGGTGGATGCTGTGTCTGTGGCACTTGACCGGGCACAGCCGGATGCAGTTGTTGCTGATGGTGGTACCGAGGCAGAGACTGATTCGGAGTTCGACAATACGGAGTGA
- a CDS encoding pilin translates to MSTQTTASTASTSEPTLYTHAKRRLADAWLTPGVRQGTQLLLILTLFAGSAMGQTDVGNIYCDTAVEDGVDVVFGALAGLGLPATMVFVGRSGLSYMRASGNPNQQNEARRDLILSLVGLGVVVLAIVAPELITKFGDNVGFGFSDCVTPF, encoded by the coding sequence ATGTCAACACAAACTACAGCATCGACCGCATCGACCTCGGAACCAACACTCTACACGCACGCGAAGCGCCGACTTGCAGACGCATGGCTCACGCCCGGCGTGCGACAGGGGACCCAACTGCTGCTGATTCTCACGCTGTTTGCTGGCTCGGCGATGGGCCAGACTGACGTTGGGAACATCTATTGTGACACGGCTGTCGAAGACGGCGTCGATGTCGTCTTCGGCGCACTGGCTGGTCTTGGCCTGCCAGCAACGATGGTTTTCGTCGGTCGCAGTGGCCTGTCGTATATGCGAGCCTCTGGCAACCCGAACCAGCAAAACGAAGCCCGACGGGACCTCATCCTCTCGCTGGTCGGCCTCGGCGTCGTTGTGCTGGCAATCGTGGCTCCAGAGTTGATCACGAAGTTCGGAGACAATGTCGGCTTCGGCTTCTCGGACTGCGTGACGCCATTCTAA